From Mucilaginibacter rubeus, a single genomic window includes:
- a CDS encoding glycoside hydrolase family 78 protein, giving the protein MRTPFLIGCLLFSWYTTSAQIAIKNLLTENLKNPICIDAQNPRFSWQLTEKYNKAVIQQAYELQVDSSTFDNKSHSPLWSSGKINSDQSVYIPYSGKLLLSGRKYFWRVRVWDTKGVVSAWSEQAFWKMGLLSTPDWHAQWIVPASNDTVNAAAPLLRNNFSLNKKVLEATAYISSHGFYEAQLNGHKIGDSFLTPGWTSYNKRLQYQAYDVTSLLTEGENAIGVTLGSGWYRSPLGPYTPRANFYGDKTALLMEIRIVFTDGSTKIISSDKNWKSSTGALRFAEIYNGCIIDSRLEKSGWTNPAFNDQDWLPVRVMAYPKNTLTATYNETVKQHEVFKPIKIITTPRGEKVIDFGQNLVGWVKVTLKGHAGDSIKIAHAEVLDKAGEFYTENLRAAKAENIYILKDTVKRTFEPQFSWQGFRYIKIKGIKGPLNPDDFTAVAIYSDMKASGSFSCSNPLLNQLQHNIQWGQKGNFLDVPTDCPQRDERLGWTGDAQVFSRTAAFNMDVHNFFTKWLKDVAADQYKSGSIPYVIPDVFTNGTDEVGGSSGWGDVSTIIPWNMYYAYGDKKILENQFQSMKAWVNYIQKQTRNGLWVTGNHFGDWLFYSVNDDRDGISAITNKYLIAQCFYAYSTRILTNSAKVLNKKADEEYYAKLLTQIKQAFVNEYVTANGLISSDTQTAYVLALEFDMLPVNLRQQAAARLVKNIELYHGHLTTGFLGTPYLCDALSKFGYADVAYKLLLQDTYPSWLYPIKQGATTIWERWDGIKTDGSFEEPSMNSYNHYAYGAIGDWMYRNIAGIMPAAPGYKKIIIKPVIGGGLSWAEGKYECPYGSISCKWEIIANKLNMNVIIPQNTTADIFVPDFQGKTYKKFTVGPGNYHYSR; this is encoded by the coding sequence ATGAGAACACCATTTCTTATCGGGTGCCTTTTATTTTCATGGTATACTACATCGGCACAAATAGCTATAAAAAATCTTTTGACCGAAAACCTGAAAAACCCAATCTGTATTGATGCACAAAATCCACGCTTCAGTTGGCAGCTTACCGAAAAATATAACAAAGCAGTCATACAACAAGCCTACGAATTACAAGTAGATTCAAGCACGTTTGATAACAAAAGTCATTCACCATTATGGTCCAGCGGCAAAATAAACTCCGACCAATCCGTCTATATCCCCTATTCCGGCAAATTATTGCTATCGGGCCGCAAGTATTTTTGGCGGGTACGAGTTTGGGATACTAAGGGAGTTGTTTCGGCCTGGAGTGAACAGGCGTTTTGGAAAATGGGATTGTTATCAACTCCAGATTGGCATGCTCAATGGATTGTACCGGCATCAAATGATACCGTTAATGCCGCTGCCCCGTTGCTCAGAAACAACTTTTCGCTAAATAAAAAAGTTCTGGAAGCTACCGCTTACATAAGTTCGCACGGGTTTTATGAGGCGCAGCTAAATGGCCATAAAATAGGCGACAGCTTCCTTACCCCTGGATGGACAAGCTATAACAAACGATTACAATACCAGGCCTACGACGTTACCTCATTACTAACCGAAGGAGAAAATGCCATTGGTGTCACACTTGGAAGCGGTTGGTACCGAAGTCCGCTGGGCCCATATACCCCGAGAGCTAATTTCTACGGCGATAAAACAGCCCTTTTAATGGAAATCAGAATTGTATTTACTGATGGTTCAACAAAAATTATATCGTCAGACAAGAACTGGAAATCATCAACAGGGGCTTTGCGCTTTGCCGAGATCTACAATGGCTGCATCATCGATAGCCGGCTGGAAAAATCCGGATGGACTAATCCTGCTTTTAATGATCAGGATTGGCTTCCGGTGCGTGTAATGGCCTATCCTAAAAACACGCTTACAGCTACATATAATGAAACGGTAAAACAACACGAGGTATTTAAACCGATAAAAATCATAACCACTCCACGTGGCGAAAAAGTTATTGATTTTGGGCAAAATCTGGTTGGATGGGTTAAAGTTACGCTCAAGGGACATGCAGGAGATTCTATCAAAATTGCTCACGCGGAGGTACTCGATAAGGCCGGCGAGTTTTATACAGAAAACCTGCGAGCGGCAAAAGCTGAGAATATCTACATATTAAAAGATACTGTCAAACGCACCTTTGAGCCCCAATTTAGCTGGCAAGGGTTTAGATATATCAAAATCAAGGGTATTAAAGGCCCCTTAAATCCTGATGATTTTACCGCGGTAGCTATCTACTCAGATATGAAAGCTTCCGGTAGCTTTTCCTGCTCTAATCCGCTGCTCAATCAACTACAGCATAACATCCAATGGGGGCAAAAAGGAAATTTCCTGGATGTGCCTACGGATTGCCCGCAACGTGACGAGCGTTTAGGTTGGACGGGCGATGCACAGGTGTTTTCACGTACTGCTGCATTTAATATGGATGTGCATAATTTCTTCACCAAATGGCTAAAGGACGTTGCCGCCGATCAGTATAAAAGTGGCAGCATTCCCTACGTGATCCCTGATGTATTTACTAATGGCACAGATGAGGTTGGAGGCAGTTCGGGATGGGGCGATGTGTCAACTATTATCCCGTGGAATATGTACTACGCCTATGGAGATAAAAAAATATTGGAAAACCAATTTCAAAGTATGAAAGCCTGGGTCAATTATATCCAAAAACAAACCAGGAATGGTTTATGGGTAACGGGTAACCATTTTGGCGACTGGCTGTTTTACAGCGTTAATGACGATAGGGACGGAATATCCGCCATAACCAATAAATACCTGATCGCCCAGTGTTTTTATGCCTATTCAACCCGAATACTGACCAATAGCGCCAAAGTGTTAAATAAAAAGGCCGATGAAGAATATTATGCAAAACTGTTAACTCAAATAAAACAGGCTTTTGTAAACGAATATGTTACCGCTAATGGCCTAATTTCATCCGATACACAAACAGCTTATGTGTTGGCCCTGGAGTTTGATATGTTACCGGTTAATTTACGACAACAGGCGGCGGCACGGCTTGTTAAAAATATTGAATTATATCACGGTCATTTAACAACGGGCTTTCTGGGGACTCCCTATCTTTGCGACGCGTTAAGCAAATTTGGCTATGCCGACGTAGCTTATAAATTACTATTACAAGACACCTATCCTTCCTGGTTATATCCAATTAAACAGGGAGCTACTACCATTTGGGAAAGATGGGACGGCATTAAAACCGATGGCAGTTTTGAAGAGCCATCCATGAACTCTTATAATCATTACGCTTACGGCGCCATTGGCGATTGGATGTACCGTAACATAGCCGGTATAATGCCAGCAGCTCCCGGCTATAAAAAGATAATAATCAAACCGGTAATTGGGGGCGGCCTTTCATGGGCCGAAGGAAAATATGAATGCCCCTACGGAAGTATCTCCTGCAAATGGGAAATCATAGCTAATAAATTGAACATGAACGTAATCATACCTCAAAATACGACTGCCGATATATTTGTTCCTGATTTTCAAGGTAAAACTTACAAGAAATTTACTGTTGGACCGGGTAATTACCACTATAGCAGATAG
- a CDS encoding MgtC/SapB family protein, which yields MAFNTEILIRFLLALLWGGLVGAEREYHGKAAGFRTTIMISFGACFFTLMSMAIGAPNNADRIASNVVTGIGFLGAGVIFRGENRVNGITTAATIWAVAAVGMGIGAGFYLAAGCASVMILFILAVLPFFQKKIDYYNQSKTFNIKCPVSANGIELCENMMRHHRLKFKLIKRVKDGEYIFLTWQLQGRSAKMDMFINSIIDTPAIEHFEYS from the coding sequence ATGGCTTTTAATACAGAGATTCTGATCCGGTTTTTGTTGGCTCTTTTATGGGGAGGGCTTGTAGGTGCAGAAAGGGAATATCATGGTAAAGCTGCGGGTTTTCGTACTACCATCATGATATCATTTGGCGCATGCTTTTTCACGTTGATGTCAATGGCTATAGGAGCGCCTAATAACGCCGATAGGATTGCTTCTAACGTTGTTACCGGGATAGGCTTTCTTGGTGCAGGTGTAATTTTCAGGGGCGAAAACCGGGTGAATGGTATTACCACAGCAGCTACCATCTGGGCTGTCGCTGCCGTAGGTATGGGTATCGGTGCAGGTTTTTACTTAGCGGCCGGATGTGCCAGCGTGATGATCTTGTTCATATTGGCTGTGCTTCCATTTTTTCAAAAGAAGATTGACTATTACAACCAATCCAAAACATTTAATATCAAATGCCCGGTATCAGCAAACGGCATCGAGTTATGTGAAAATATGATGAGGCATCACAGGCTTAAATTCAAACTGATTAAAAGAGTGAAAGATGGCGAATACATTTTTTTAACATGGCAGCTTCAGGGACGTTCAGCTAAAATGGATATGTTCATTAATTCAATTATTGATACCCCCGCTATTGAGCATTTTGAGTATTCCTGA
- a CDS encoding winged helix-turn-helix domain-containing protein, whose amino-acid sequence MEPILLSASLARKIILHAAGLAQKAQFGTGREAVYRLIDQLGFVQLDTNYVVERAHHHVMAARIPDYDVNWLAELTEDGLIFEYFTSDAGYLPMHDFRFSLPVKQAFADRHKTTDKQEINLMKQVLDRVEREGPLMVGDFENDRVEASSGWWDWRPAKVALERLYLDGELMIARTKAFHKRYDLPMNMVPDDTDITVPTDQEYARFVIRRTLKALGIAYAKEMAWRARYVKGNLVKQELAKMVTEGELLTVQIEGLKSATLYMLPDQPTAIELSGEAFILSPFDILNVFRHRLKDFFGFDYQIECFVPAAKRKYGYFSLPILVGDTFVARMDAKADRKQKVLIVHNLHFEGLELGEAAITKIISALKAFVHFNQCRDIEFKKSNTPAYLDAIASGFH is encoded by the coding sequence ATGGAACCAATACTTCTATCCGCGTCGCTGGCCCGTAAAATCATTCTGCATGCAGCCGGACTGGCCCAAAAGGCTCAGTTCGGAACCGGCCGCGAAGCCGTTTACCGTTTGATAGATCAACTTGGCTTTGTGCAACTTGATACGAACTATGTGGTTGAACGGGCTCATCACCATGTGATGGCTGCGCGCATTCCGGATTATGATGTGAACTGGTTGGCAGAACTCACGGAAGATGGGCTTATTTTTGAATACTTTACTTCTGATGCCGGCTATTTGCCTATGCATGATTTCCGTTTTTCCCTCCCGGTTAAACAAGCCTTTGCCGACAGGCATAAAACAACCGACAAGCAGGAAATAAATCTGATGAAACAGGTACTTGACCGGGTAGAACGCGAGGGACCGCTGATGGTTGGCGATTTTGAAAATGACCGAGTGGAGGCAAGTTCAGGCTGGTGGGACTGGCGCCCCGCGAAGGTTGCCCTTGAACGATTATACCTTGATGGTGAACTGATGATCGCCCGTACCAAGGCTTTTCATAAGAGGTATGATTTGCCCATGAACATGGTACCGGACGACACCGATATCACTGTACCTACAGATCAGGAATACGCACGTTTCGTAATCAGACGAACGTTAAAAGCATTAGGCATTGCCTACGCTAAAGAGATGGCCTGGCGGGCCCGATATGTAAAAGGCAACCTGGTTAAACAGGAACTTGCGAAGATGGTAACCGAGGGAGAATTACTTACTGTTCAAATAGAAGGATTGAAAAGCGCAACACTTTATATGCTGCCCGATCAACCGACGGCCATTGAATTGTCCGGCGAAGCATTCATTCTATCCCCCTTTGATATCCTGAATGTATTTCGTCATCGTTTAAAAGATTTTTTTGGTTTTGACTACCAGATAGAATGCTTTGTACCTGCAGCCAAACGTAAGTACGGATACTTTAGTCTGCCCATATTGGTCGGTGATACCTTTGTTGCCAGAATGGATGCCAAAGCCGACCGCAAACAAAAAGTATTGATTGTTCATAACCTGCACTTTGAAGGTCTGGAGTTGGGTGAAGCAGCGATAACAAAAATTATAAGTGCTCTGAAAGCATTTGTACATTTTAACCAATGCCGGGACATTGAATTTAAAAAATCAAACACCCCGGCTTACCTGGACGCTATTGCGAGTGGTTTCCATTAA
- a CDS encoding sulfatase yields the protein MKIFHAISRRLNGAGKTWMLLAITTCSFVYTHAQTAKRSLALEKIKGEKPRNVIFILTDDHRFDFMGFTGRVPWLKTPNLDKLYHEGAWFKNAFVTTSLCSPSRASILTGAYSHVHTIVDNNAPEPPNLTYFPQYLQKAGYQTAFFGKWHMGNDDDFPRPGFNHWESFKGQGVYYNLTLNIDGKRVTYGDSTYITDLLTEHALGWLKNRNKSKPFFLYLSHKAVHAPMQPAKRHLGLYKNLKYPLPSTYYQTQTDEYKKLGWPEWVKQQRYSWHGVDYIYHTHQNVEELVQSYCETLLGVDESIGQVMDYLKKEGLDKNTLVIYMGDNGFSFGEHGLIDKRHFYEESVKVPFLVRCPDLFSGGKTINKMVQNIDIAPTILQAAGLKQPTNMPGKSFIQLLKGDSTQWRDKIFYEYYWEYDFPMTPVIYGVRTDKFKYIRNQGVWDTNELYDLEKDPAERVNLIAKPEYADTVKKMANELYDWLEQTGGMQIPLKRTVKHPFGDYRHPEND from the coding sequence AGCGCTTGAAAAGATTAAAGGTGAAAAACCAAGAAACGTTATTTTTATTTTGACCGATGATCACCGTTTTGATTTCATGGGGTTTACTGGTCGTGTGCCATGGCTCAAAACGCCTAATCTTGATAAGCTATACCATGAAGGGGCATGGTTTAAGAATGCATTTGTAACAACGTCTTTATGTTCGCCCAGTCGCGCGTCGATATTGACTGGTGCTTACTCGCACGTACATACCATTGTAGATAACAATGCGCCCGAACCGCCAAACCTCACTTATTTTCCGCAGTACCTGCAGAAAGCCGGGTACCAGACTGCCTTTTTCGGTAAATGGCATATGGGAAATGATGATGACTTTCCCCGCCCGGGCTTTAATCATTGGGAGAGTTTTAAGGGGCAGGGTGTTTACTATAATCTTACGCTTAATATCGACGGTAAACGTGTAACATATGGCGACTCCACCTACATTACCGATCTGTTGACCGAACATGCATTGGGCTGGCTAAAAAACAGGAATAAATCAAAACCATTCTTTTTATACCTATCCCATAAAGCGGTTCACGCGCCTATGCAGCCTGCTAAAAGGCATCTTGGTTTATATAAAAACCTGAAATACCCCTTACCATCTACTTATTATCAAACCCAGACAGATGAGTATAAAAAATTGGGCTGGCCAGAATGGGTTAAGCAACAACGGTACAGCTGGCACGGTGTAGATTACATTTATCATACGCACCAAAACGTAGAAGAATTAGTGCAGTCATACTGCGAAACCCTATTGGGTGTTGATGAAAGTATAGGGCAGGTGATGGACTATCTTAAAAAAGAGGGATTGGACAAGAATACTTTGGTGATTTATATGGGCGATAACGGCTTTAGTTTTGGCGAACACGGCTTGATTGATAAACGTCATTTCTATGAAGAATCGGTTAAAGTACCTTTCCTGGTGCGTTGCCCTGATCTGTTTAGCGGTGGCAAAACCATCAATAAAATGGTTCAGAATATCGATATAGCGCCAACCATTTTACAGGCTGCCGGTTTAAAGCAACCAACCAACATGCCCGGCAAATCGTTTATACAATTGCTTAAAGGAGATTCCACACAATGGCGGGATAAAATCTTTTATGAATATTACTGGGAGTATGATTTCCCGATGACGCCTGTTATTTACGGCGTGCGAACTGATAAGTTCAAGTATATCCGTAACCAGGGCGTTTGGGACACCAACGAACTTTATGACCTGGAAAAAGACCCTGCGGAGCGTGTAAACCTGATTGCCAAACCCGAATACGCGGATACAGTAAAGAAAATGGCAAATGAACTTTATGACTGGCTTGAGCAAACAGGGGGGATGCAGATTCCGTTAAAGCGCACGGTAAAACATCCTTTCGGTGATTACAGGCATCCGGAGAATGACTAA